One segment of Strix aluco isolate bStrAlu1 chromosome 4, bStrAlu1.hap1, whole genome shotgun sequence DNA contains the following:
- the STIM2 gene encoding stromal interaction molecule 2 isoform X3 has translation MINYFHLILVHNWTQEDTLQWLSEFVELPQYEKNFRDSNVNGTTLPRIAVNEHAFMISHLKIIDRSHRQKLQLKALDVVLFGPLTRPPHNWMKDFILTVSIVIGFGGCWFAYTQNRTSREHITKMMKDLESLQTAEQSLLDLQERLEKAQEENRNVAVEKQNLERKMMDEINDAKREAHRLRELREGAECELSRLKYAEEELVQVRMALKKAEKEFELRSNWSVPEALQKWLQLTHEVEVQYYNIKRQHAEMQLAIAKDEAEKIKKKRSTVFGTLHVAHSSSLDEVDHKILEAKKALSELTTCLRERLYRWQQIEKICGFQIAHNSGLPSLTSSLYSDHSWVVMPRVSIPPYPIAGGVDDLDEDTPPIVSQFHGSIVKPPSTLARSSSLCRSRRNVVPSSPQSQHALHSPDPDILSVSSCPALYRTEEEEEAIYFSADKQWEVQETGSECDSLNSSTGRKQSPPASLEMYQTVSPQKVSPEEFSLEESSTGDSSSLTADISRGSPDCVGMAETKSMIFSPASKVYNGILEKSCSMNQLSTGIPVPKPRHTSCSSASSDSKPSHEAASVPRISSIPQDLYQNGEKNKKPSKIKSFFKKKCK, from the exons ATGATAAACTACTTTCATTTAATATTAG TTCATAACTGGACTCAGGAGGACACTCTTCAGTGGCTGTCAGAATTTGTTGAACTGCCccaatatgaaaaaaattttagAGACAGCAATGTCAATGGAACAACACTTCCCAG GATAGCAGTAAATGAACACGCTTTCATGATCTCTCACTTGAAAATAATTGACCGGAGTCATAGACAGAAGCTTCAGCTTAAAGCCTTGGATGTTGTCTTATTTGGACCTCTCACAC GTCCTCCTCACAACTGGATGAAGGATTTTATATTAACAGTTTCTATAGTTATTGGTTTTGGAGGCTGCTGGTTTGCATATACACAGAACAGAACCTCAAGAGAACATATCACAAAAATGATGAAGGACTTGGAAAGTCTCCAAACAGCAGAGCAAAGTCTTCTTGACTTGCAGGAAAG GCTTGAGAAGGCACAAGAAGAGAATAGAAATGTTGCTGTGGAAAAGCAAAATCTGGAGCGCAAAATGATGGATGAGATCAATGATGCAAAACGGGAAGCTCATCGCCTAAGGGAGTTGAGGGAGGGAGCTGAATGTGAGCTCAGCAGGCTCAAATATGCAGAGGAAGAGCTAGTACAG GTTCGCATGGCTTTAAAAAAGGCTGAGAAGGAATTTGAGTTGAGAAGTAATTGGTCTGTTCCTGAAGCTTTGCAGAAGTGGCTTCAGTTAACACATGAAGTTGAAGTACAATATTACAATATCAAAAGACAGCATGCAGAAATGCAATTAGCAATCGCCAAAGATGAG gcagaaaagataaaaaagaagagaagcacTGTATTTGGAACATTACATGTTGCACACAGCTCCTCCCTGGATGAAGTGGACCATAAAATTCTTGAAGCCAA GAAAGCACTCTCTGAGTTGACGACATGTTTGCGAGAGCGTCTTTATCGATGGCAACAGATTGAGAAGATCTGTGGTTTTCAAATAGCACACAATTCTGGGCTACCAAGCTTGACCTCCTCTCTCTACTCTGATCACAGCTGGGTAGTTATGCCTCGAGTTTCCATTCCTCCTTACCCAATTGCAGGGGGAGTTGATGACTTAGATGAAGATACTCCTCCAATAGTTTCACAGTTTCATG ggTCCATTGTAAAACCTCCCAGCACACTGGCAAGAAGCAGTAGCTTGTGTCGATCAAGACGCAATGTTGTGCCATCATCTCCACAGTCTCAGCACGCTTTGCACTCCCCTGACCCTGACATCCTTTCTGTGTCGAGCTGCCCAGCTCTTTATCGaactgaagaggaggaggaagccattTACTTCTCTGCTGATAAACAATG GGAAGTACAGGAAACAGGTTCAGAATGTGACTCCTTAAATTCATCCACTGGAAGGAAGCAGTCTCCTCCAGCAAGCCTTGAGATGTACCAGACAGTTTCTCCTCAGAAAGTATCCCCGGAAGAATTCTCACTGGAGGAATCATCTACAGGAGACTCCTCTTCTCTAACTGCAGATATTTCTAGGGGCTCTCCTGACTGTGTAGGCATGGCAGAAACTAAAAGTATGATCTTCAGTCCTGCAAGCAAAGTTTATAATGGAATCCTGGAGAAGTCCTGCAGCATGAACCAGCTTTCAACTGGGATCCCAGTCCCAAAGCCTCGGCACACCTCGTGTTCTTCAGCCAGCAGTGATAGTAAACCCAGCCATGAAGCTGCTTCTGTCCCTAGGATAAGTAGCATCCCACAGGACCTGTACcaaaatggtgaaaaaaacaaaaagccatcgaaaataaaaagcttctttAAGAAGAAGTGTAAGTGA